Proteins encoded in a region of the Ruegeria sp. AD91A genome:
- a CDS encoding SCP2 sterol-binding domain-containing protein, which yields MSEILEKAAAALNEKLEGSAFDASAKFDIADLGAIVLDENGARVSDDDADVTMSADADTFEQILSGELNPTGAFMSGKLSIDGDMGVAMKLASVLA from the coding sequence ATGAGCGAGATTCTTGAAAAGGCAGCTGCCGCGCTGAACGAAAAACTGGAAGGCAGCGCGTTCGATGCCTCGGCCAAGTTTGATATCGCCGATCTGGGCGCAATTGTTTTGGACGAGAATGGCGCGCGGGTCAGTGATGACGACGCTGACGTTACCATGAGCGCTGACGCCGACACATTCGAACAGATCCTCAGCGGTGAATTGAACCCTACCGGCGCGTTCATGTCCGGCAAGCTGAGCATTGATGGCGACATGGGTGTTGCCATGAAGCTTGCCTCGGTGCTGGCCTGA
- a CDS encoding tetratricopeptide repeat protein, giving the protein MDIPGRNATLTIVMSIAIHNLKGTVAALFVLVTFSTNCFAQQADSRDEGELLQKLAHSTPEQAFAIDRQLQALWSQSGSPSADLLLERGREALDDGEVDAALDHLTALTDHAPDFAEGWHLRASAFFGVERFGMAAADLEHVLTLNPNHYEAIYGLGLIFEVIGEPQKAYEAYSRALAIHPHHEEVTNAVNRLKPQVEGKAL; this is encoded by the coding sequence ATGGACATCCCCGGTCGCAACGCTACACTGACTATTGTTATGAGCATTGCAATTCACAATCTCAAAGGTACCGTTGCGGCACTTTTTGTCCTAGTCACGTTTTCCACCAATTGCTTCGCGCAACAGGCGGATTCGCGGGACGAGGGCGAGTTGTTGCAAAAACTGGCCCACTCGACGCCCGAACAGGCATTTGCCATTGATAGGCAATTGCAGGCTCTTTGGTCGCAATCCGGCTCGCCGTCAGCTGATCTGTTGCTGGAACGGGGTCGTGAAGCATTGGATGATGGCGAAGTCGACGCTGCACTGGATCACCTGACGGCACTGACGGATCACGCTCCTGATTTTGCCGAAGGTTGGCATCTGCGCGCGTCTGCCTTTTTCGGCGTCGAGCGATTTGGTATGGCGGCTGCCGACCTGGAACATGTGCTGACCCTGAATCCAAATCACTATGAGGCGATTTACGGTCTGGGGCTGATCTTCGAAGTTATCGGGGAACCTCAGAAAGCCTACGAAGCATATTCTCGGGCCTTGGCTATACATCCCCATCATGAAGAAGTAACCAATGCCGTGAATCGGCTGAAGCCTCAGGTTGAAGGCAAGGCGCTGTAA
- a CDS encoding alpha/beta fold hydrolase — MELSPAPFFEDVAGGPAGGKAHWLTTSDQKRIRVGHWRPVGRAHGTVMVFPGRTEYIEKYGNTAGEFVNRGFAVLAVDWRGQGLADRLLENPRIGHVDHFTDYQHDVQATLDLADALDLPKPWYVVGHSMGGAIGLRAVIEKGYFAACAFTGPMWGIFFTPVMKPLSRVTAYWGTALGLGERTPPTTTLESYVLSQPFDGNMLTRDPDMYRMMQDQLNAHPELALGAPSNRWLRESLDECEWLMEQPAPKTPCLTFLGSHEQIVDRKAIRARMANWPNGTLIEIPDGEHEVLMEAPDVRGPVLDQLAKHFLANQSNGAAKLVSS, encoded by the coding sequence ATGGAGTTGTCGCCGGCCCCCTTTTTTGAAGACGTGGCCGGCGGACCTGCCGGTGGAAAGGCCCACTGGTTGACGACGTCTGACCAAAAACGCATTCGCGTTGGTCACTGGCGTCCGGTTGGTCGCGCCCATGGCACCGTCATGGTGTTTCCCGGACGCACGGAATACATAGAAAAGTATGGCAATACCGCCGGAGAATTCGTGAATCGAGGGTTCGCGGTGCTGGCCGTAGACTGGCGCGGTCAGGGTCTTGCGGATCGGCTGCTGGAAAACCCACGCATCGGCCATGTCGATCATTTCACCGATTACCAGCACGATGTTCAGGCAACCCTGGACCTTGCTGACGCTCTGGATTTACCGAAACCGTGGTACGTCGTGGGGCATTCGATGGGCGGCGCCATCGGGTTGCGTGCCGTCATCGAAAAAGGGTACTTTGCCGCTTGCGCGTTCACGGGCCCGATGTGGGGAATTTTCTTCACTCCGGTGATGAAACCCCTGAGCCGCGTTACCGCTTATTGGGGCACGGCGCTTGGCCTTGGCGAACGCACTCCCCCGACCACAACGCTTGAAAGCTATGTCCTGTCTCAACCTTTCGACGGGAATATGCTGACCCGCGACCCGGACATGTACCGGATGATGCAAGATCAGCTGAATGCGCATCCCGAACTTGCACTTGGTGCCCCTTCCAACCGTTGGCTGCGCGAGTCGCTGGACGAATGTGAATGGTTGATGGAGCAGCCTGCCCCAAAGACACCCTGTCTGACTTTTCTGGGCAGCCACGAGCAAATCGTCGATCGCAAGGCCATAAGGGCACGTATGGCCAATTGGCCGAACGGCACATTGATCGAAATCCCGGACGGAGAACACGAGGTACTGATGGAAGCACCCGACGTTCGAGGACCGGTTCTGGACCAGCTTGCCAAGCATTTCCTGGCCAACCAATCAAATGGAGCGGCCAAGCTGGTTTCCTCGTAA
- a CDS encoding M3 family oligoendopeptidase, which produces MRDLPFPVRDANAMGGADNLGNLPEWDLTDLYASEEAPELARDLDWLEGECAAFAADYEGKLAELNAAALLTCVQRNEKINAIAGRIMSFAGLRYYQLTTDAERAKFLSDMQEKVTIFTTPLVFFTLEINRIEDDVLKAHFAANPDLARYEPVFRRIRAMKPYQLSDELEKFLHDLGVVGDAWERLFDETIAGLTFNVDGNDLNIEGTLNLLTEQDRSKREAAARELASVFQENIKTFARVHNTQAKEKEIVDRWRSMPTAQTGRHLSNDVEPEVVEALREAVVAAYPKLSHRYYELKRKWLGLDVMQVWDRNAPLPMEDTRIVNWDDAEKTVMDAYNAFDPRMGDIAAPFFSKGWIDAAVKPGKAPGAFAHPTVTDVHPYVMLNYLGKPRDVMTLAHELGHGVHQVLAADQGEMLSSTPLTLAETASVFGEMLTFRKMLDQAETPEQRKVLLAGKVEDMINTVVRQIAFYDFECKLHAARSEGELTPDDINALWMSVQAESLGPAFEFMDGYETFWAYIPHFVHSPFYVYAYAFGDGLVNALYSVYESGADGFEDKYFEMLRAGGSKHHKELLAPFGLDASDPKFWDKGLSMISGFIDELEAMEG; this is translated from the coding sequence ATGCGCGACCTTCCCTTTCCCGTCCGTGACGCAAACGCAATGGGCGGTGCCGACAATCTGGGCAATCTGCCCGAATGGGATCTGACGGATCTCTACGCATCCGAAGAGGCGCCCGAACTGGCGCGCGACCTGGACTGGCTGGAAGGCGAATGTGCGGCTTTCGCTGCTGACTATGAAGGCAAGCTGGCAGAACTGAACGCAGCGGCCCTTTTGACCTGCGTTCAGCGCAATGAAAAGATCAACGCCATCGCAGGCCGGATCATGTCCTTTGCCGGTTTGCGCTATTATCAACTGACCACCGACGCAGAGCGGGCCAAGTTCCTGTCGGACATGCAGGAAAAAGTCACGATTTTCACAACGCCTCTGGTGTTTTTCACGCTCGAGATCAACCGGATTGAAGATGATGTGCTCAAGGCACATTTTGCTGCCAACCCGGATCTTGCCCGATACGAGCCCGTGTTCCGCCGCATCCGCGCGATGAAGCCCTATCAGCTGTCTGATGAGCTTGAGAAATTCCTGCACGATCTGGGCGTTGTCGGCGACGCGTGGGAACGCCTGTTTGATGAGACCATTGCCGGTCTGACGTTCAATGTGGACGGTAATGACCTGAACATCGAAGGCACCCTGAACCTGCTGACCGAACAGGACCGTTCCAAACGTGAGGCTGCGGCGCGCGAATTAGCCTCGGTCTTTCAGGAGAACATCAAAACATTTGCACGTGTTCACAACACGCAGGCCAAAGAAAAAGAAATTGTCGATCGCTGGCGCAGTATGCCAACCGCGCAAACAGGGCGTCACTTGTCGAATGATGTCGAACCCGAAGTGGTCGAGGCCCTGCGCGAGGCGGTTGTGGCCGCCTACCCCAAACTGAGCCATCGTTATTATGAGCTGAAGCGCAAATGGTTGGGTCTGGACGTCATGCAGGTATGGGACCGCAACGCGCCACTGCCAATGGAAGACACGCGTATTGTCAATTGGGATGACGCCGAAAAAACGGTGATGGATGCCTATAACGCCTTTGATCCCCGCATGGGCGACATCGCGGCCCCATTCTTCTCGAAAGGCTGGATCGACGCTGCGGTGAAACCCGGCAAAGCCCCGGGCGCCTTCGCGCATCCCACCGTGACCGATGTGCACCCCTATGTGATGCTGAACTACCTGGGCAAACCGCGCGACGTGATGACCCTGGCCCACGAGCTGGGCCACGGCGTCCATCAGGTGCTGGCCGCCGATCAGGGCGAGATGCTGTCTTCAACGCCGCTGACCCTGGCCGAAACCGCCAGCGTCTTCGGCGAGATGCTGACCTTCCGCAAGATGCTGGACCAGGCCGAAACGCCCGAACAGCGCAAGGTGCTGCTGGCCGGCAAGGTCGAGGACATGATCAACACGGTGGTCCGCCAGATCGCCTTCTACGACTTTGAATGCAAGTTGCACGCAGCCCGGAGCGAGGGGGAACTGACCCCGGACGACATCAACGCCTTGTGGATGAGCGTTCAGGCCGAAAGCCTTGGCCCCGCGTTTGAATTCATGGACGGGTACGAGACCTTCTGGGCCTATATCCCGCACTTTGTTCACTCGCCCTTCTACGTCTATGCCTATGCCTTCGGCGACGGGTTGGTGAACGCGCTGTACTCGGTCTATGAAAGCGGCGCGGACGGGTTCGAGGACAAGTATTTCGAAATGCTGCGCGCAGGTGGATCAAAGCACCACAAGGAACTGTTGGCCCCGTTCGGGCTGGATGCCAGCGACCCGAAATTCTGGGACAAGGGCCTGTCGATGATCTCAGGATTCATTGACGAGTTGGAGGCGATGGAGGGCTGA